In Saccharothrix violaceirubra, the following are encoded in one genomic region:
- a CDS encoding response regulator, producing MSDVRVLVVDDQRLIRESIAALLDLQDGVTVVGTAGDGRAAIEAVEVLAPDVVLMDVRMPVLDGLDASTLLRGKAHVVMLTTFDDEDYVVRALRAGAVGYLLKDRPAAELAAAVRLAASGVAQFDPAAVARLAEALDGNRPPVVGDHDLTGREVDVLRLVAAGCTNREVGRRLHLSEGTVKNHVSRILTRLSLRDRTQAALYARDRGLL from the coding sequence GTGAGCGACGTGCGCGTGCTGGTCGTGGACGACCAGCGGCTGATCCGGGAGAGCATCGCGGCGCTGCTCGACCTCCAGGACGGGGTGACCGTGGTCGGCACGGCCGGCGACGGGCGGGCCGCGATCGAGGCGGTCGAGGTCCTGGCACCCGACGTCGTGCTCATGGACGTGCGGATGCCGGTGCTCGATGGGCTCGACGCGTCGACGCTGCTGCGCGGCAAGGCGCACGTCGTCATGCTCACCACGTTCGACGACGAGGACTACGTCGTGCGGGCGCTGCGGGCGGGTGCCGTCGGTTACCTGCTCAAGGACCGGCCCGCCGCCGAACTCGCCGCCGCCGTGCGGCTCGCGGCGTCGGGCGTGGCGCAGTTCGACCCGGCGGCCGTCGCGCGGCTGGCCGAGGCCCTGGACGGGAACCGGCCGCCGGTCGTCGGGGACCACGACCTGACCGGGCGGGAGGTGGACGTGCTGCGGCTGGTCGCGGCCGGGTGCACCAACCGGGAGGTCGGACGGCGGCTGCACCTGAGCGAGGGCACGGTGAAGAACCACGTGTCGCGGATCCTCACCCGGTTGTCGCTGCGCGACCGCACCCAGGCCGCGCTCTACGCCCGTGACCGGGGACTGCTCTAG
- a CDS encoding sensor histidine kinase, translating into MRPVPWLPPLLYGVVLLAGGYAGLAGLGDTRPVPFVGGLVALVVLDLLPARRLPETVLFPARCLLFLLVAWGDGAGMARVLFLLLPFTAYFAFGRRVALAVGVACLVFVVATLHLTVPGWAHHVEQVSDLVMFTIGLVLTLAMAAVAVEEQRGVVALAASAERNRVARDIHDGLGHHLTAVAVLLEKAEAFRDRDPDVVDGALRDARESARRALEDVRRSVRTLREPFRLAAALQDLTRGLAVTTTCEGDEDLYGPGEKLALYRAAQEGVTNALRHAEAGSVSVAVYCGASVASLVVSDDGKGFQGPEGYGLLGMRERVAQVGGRLDVTGAPNLGTRLTVTIPRRAR; encoded by the coding sequence ATGCGTCCCGTTCCCTGGCTCCCGCCGCTCCTGTACGGCGTGGTGCTCCTGGCCGGCGGGTATGCGGGCCTCGCCGGTCTCGGCGACACGCGTCCGGTGCCGTTCGTCGGCGGGCTGGTCGCGCTCGTCGTGCTCGACCTGCTCCCGGCCCGCCGGTTACCCGAGACCGTGCTGTTCCCGGCGCGCTGCCTGCTGTTCCTGCTGGTCGCGTGGGGCGACGGCGCCGGCATGGCGCGGGTCCTGTTCCTGTTGCTGCCCTTCACCGCGTACTTCGCGTTCGGCAGAAGGGTGGCCCTGGCCGTCGGGGTGGCGTGCCTGGTGTTCGTCGTGGCCACCCTGCACCTGACGGTCCCGGGCTGGGCGCACCACGTCGAACAGGTATCGGACCTGGTGATGTTCACGATCGGCCTGGTGCTCACGCTGGCCATGGCGGCGGTCGCGGTCGAGGAGCAACGCGGCGTCGTGGCGTTGGCGGCCTCGGCGGAACGCAACCGGGTCGCGCGCGACATCCACGACGGGCTGGGGCACCACCTCACCGCCGTGGCCGTGCTGCTGGAGAAGGCCGAGGCGTTCCGCGACCGCGACCCCGACGTCGTGGACGGCGCGTTGCGCGACGCCCGTGAGTCGGCCCGGCGCGCGTTGGAGGACGTGCGCCGGTCCGTGCGGACGCTGCGCGAACCGTTCCGGCTCGCGGCGGCGTTGCAGGACCTGACCCGGGGGTTGGCGGTGACCACGACCTGCGAGGGCGACGAGGACCTCTACGGGCCGGGGGAGAAGCTCGCCCTGTACCGGGCCGCGCAGGAAGGCGTCACCAACGCGTTGCGCCACGCCGAGGCGGGCTCGGTGTCGGTCGCCGTGTACTGCGGCGCGTCGGTCGCCTCGCTCGTGGTGTCCGACGACGGCAAGGGCTTCCAGGGGCCCGAGGGCTACGGGCTGCTGGGCATGCGGGAACGCGTGGCCCAGGTCGGCGGCCGGCTCGACGTCACCGGGGCGCCCAACCTGGGCACCCGGCTGACCGTCACGATCCCCCGGCGGGCCCGGTGA
- the galK gene encoding galactokinase, with translation MPNVYAAPGRVNLIGEHTDYSDGFVLPVAIPQVVEVSAVHRDDRAVRVSSAQRPDVVEVHDLVPGAVTGWAAYVVCVVWALREAGYDIGGFDLHVDGRVPQGAGLSSSAALECAAALAVTDLSGVDVSRPELAKIARRAENVFVGVPCGIMDQSISLLAREGHALLLDTRSLRYRHVPFDPDRAGLDLLVVDTDAPHRLVDGEYADRKDACDKAAALLGVPALRDVTHPPDRLPGDLNRRVRHVVTENRRVREVVRLLDAGDIRRIGPLLTASHESLRVDYEVTVPELDVAVDELLGAGALGARMTGGGFGGCVIALCAKDRTDNAVARVTKAFHSRGFRTPTAWTTRASEGARRIG, from the coding sequence ATGCCGAACGTGTACGCCGCTCCCGGCCGCGTCAACCTGATCGGGGAGCACACGGACTACAGCGACGGGTTCGTGTTGCCCGTCGCGATCCCCCAGGTCGTCGAGGTGTCGGCCGTGCACCGCGACGATCGGGCGGTGCGCGTCTCGTCGGCGCAGCGGCCCGATGTCGTCGAGGTCCACGACCTCGTGCCCGGCGCGGTGACGGGGTGGGCGGCCTACGTGGTGTGCGTCGTATGGGCGCTGCGGGAAGCCGGGTACGACATCGGGGGTTTCGACCTCCACGTGGACGGCCGGGTGCCGCAAGGCGCCGGCCTCTCGTCCTCGGCCGCCCTGGAGTGCGCCGCGGCGCTCGCCGTCACCGATCTGTCCGGAGTGGACGTTTCACGCCCGGAGCTGGCGAAGATCGCCCGCCGGGCCGAGAACGTCTTCGTCGGCGTGCCCTGCGGGATCATGGACCAGTCGATCTCCCTTCTCGCGCGGGAAGGTCACGCGCTCCTGCTCGACACGCGGTCCCTGCGGTACCGGCACGTCCCGTTCGACCCGGACCGGGCCGGGCTGGACCTGCTCGTCGTCGACACCGACGCGCCGCACCGCCTGGTGGACGGCGAGTACGCCGACCGCAAGGACGCGTGCGACAAGGCCGCCGCGCTGCTGGGCGTGCCCGCGCTGCGCGACGTCACCCACCCGCCGGACCGGCTGCCCGGCGACCTGAACCGCCGGGTCCGGCACGTGGTCACGGAGAACCGCCGGGTGCGCGAGGTCGTCCGACTGCTCGACGCCGGCGACATCCGCCGGATCGGACCGCTGCTCACCGCCTCCCACGAGTCGCTGCGCGTGGACTACGAGGTGACGGTCCCCGAACTCGACGTCGCGGTGGACGAACTCCTCGGCGCCGGCGCGCTGGGCGCGCGGATGACCGGCGGCGGGTTCGGCGGCTGCGTGATCGCCTTGTGCGCCAAGGACAGAACGGACAACGCCGTGGCACGGGTGACCAAGGCGTTCCACAGTCGAGGATTCCGCACACCCACCGCTTGGACCACGCGGGCCTCCGAAGGCGCGCGGCGGATCGGGTGA